One Coraliomargarita parva DNA segment encodes these proteins:
- the trkA gene encoding Trk system potassium transporter TrkA, whose protein sequence is MKIIIVGAGEVGHNLCTTLAAEKHDVTLVEQSQQRCERLDEEQNARIVTGNGSSARQLVDLDVANCDAFLAMTSDDRTNLISCSLAKGLGAKNTIARIHDETYSDNSVINYQLHFGIDLLVNPEAICAVELAKAIRNPGRVAVENFARGQIEVQQQSVAAGSRLVGRKLKDLKLDSRVRVGYVQRDGCTEVANADTTLSEGDIVTLFGHPEALFALREKFDPKKKVELARVVLFGGSETAISLIRLLSNPRFKIRVIEKDAEKCRTLAERFPRITVINGDATSLRLMEEEQIGSADYFVACTKDDEENILTCIQASKLGAKHVQLVINKGDYDELLGMLRSYLSIEVVVSPRSATADFMRRTLSSEKVTNLAEMPDGSGRILELRINHSSPCVGRKVKDIQLPRGCLFVALLHKFKAKVPGADDTILAGDRLVVVVGEGQEKALMETLV, encoded by the coding sequence ATGAAGATCATCATCGTAGGTGCCGGCGAAGTCGGCCATAATCTTTGCACGACACTGGCGGCCGAAAAGCACGATGTCACCCTGGTGGAGCAATCGCAGCAACGTTGTGAACGACTCGACGAGGAGCAGAATGCACGGATCGTGACCGGCAACGGCAGCTCCGCCCGCCAGTTGGTGGATCTCGACGTGGCCAACTGTGACGCCTTCCTGGCCATGACCAGCGACGACCGGACGAACCTGATCTCCTGCTCTCTGGCCAAAGGCCTGGGCGCCAAGAACACGATTGCGCGGATCCATGACGAGACCTACAGCGACAACTCGGTCATCAACTACCAGTTGCACTTCGGGATCGACCTTCTGGTCAACCCGGAAGCGATCTGTGCGGTGGAACTGGCCAAGGCCATCCGTAATCCGGGTCGCGTGGCGGTGGAAAACTTCGCCCGCGGCCAAATCGAGGTGCAGCAGCAGTCAGTTGCCGCCGGCTCCCGGCTGGTCGGGCGCAAGCTGAAAGACCTGAAGCTCGACTCACGGGTGCGCGTGGGTTACGTGCAGCGGGACGGCTGTACGGAGGTGGCCAATGCCGACACCACTCTGAGCGAGGGGGATATCGTCACACTCTTCGGCCACCCTGAAGCACTCTTTGCACTCCGCGAAAAATTCGACCCGAAGAAAAAAGTGGAGCTCGCGCGTGTCGTGCTATTCGGGGGCAGCGAGACCGCCATCAGCCTCATCCGCCTGTTGAGCAACCCGCGCTTCAAGATCCGCGTGATCGAGAAGGATGCGGAAAAATGCCGGACCTTGGCGGAACGCTTCCCACGCATCACCGTGATCAACGGGGACGCCACCTCGCTCCGCCTGATGGAGGAGGAACAAATCGGGAGTGCGGACTACTTTGTCGCCTGCACCAAGGACGACGAGGAAAACATCCTGACCTGCATCCAGGCCTCCAAACTCGGCGCCAAGCATGTACAGCTGGTGATCAACAAGGGCGACTATGACGAGTTGCTGGGCATGCTCCGCAGCTACCTCTCGATCGAGGTGGTGGTCTCGCCCCGCAGCGCGACGGCCGATTTCATGCGCCGCACCCTTTCCTCCGAAAAGGTGACCAACCTGGCAGAGATGCCGGATGGCAGCGGCCGCATCCTCGAGCTGCGGATCAATCACTCCAGCCCCTGCGTCGGCCGCAAGGTGAAGGATATCCAGCTCCCCCGCGGTTGCCTCTTCGTGGCACTCCTGCACAAATTCAAAGCCAAGGTTCCCGGCGCGGACGACACCATTCTGGCCGGCGACCGCTTGGTTGTGGTGGTTGGTGAAGGGCAGGAAAAAGCCCTGATGGAAACGCTGGTCTAG
- a CDS encoding TrkH family potassium uptake protein produces MNTAIIYRLLSMVLLALCGAFAACAVAGLAMGEALTDPSMIAFYQTIGVSLGLAAILHILGRRGEAKLFRREALCLIGLSWLLSTAVGALPYFLIVENCNFADAIFESASGFTTTGSTAFPQFYDFPKSLLFWRSLSQWVGGLGVVVFFVALLSSLGAGAKILFSNESSGTSADFDHGRIQSGAFQLMVYYLGISLACTLAYKLGGMDWFKAINHAMTTIATGGFSTEPSSFEEFNNPALEWVSIVFMTMAGATFVYAIRLIKGQAHILKQNNEVYWYLGIIVGSSALMTLYLVELEGRLPDHDMIRTATFQVVSIMTTTGYSTANFDLWLPSSKILLIILMFIGGCSGSTGGGVKVVRIVIALRAAWRSIVQAFRPNLTMPMRFGGKILNESAIQSVLNFLILMVAVQIISILIVSAHEPNMSFISAFSSVQATLFNVGPGFDAVGPYDNFHYLRNGTKCFLSLLMILGRLELYAVLVLFAPSAWRRFS; encoded by the coding sequence GTGAATACCGCGATTATTTACCGACTCCTGAGCATGGTACTGCTCGCCCTCTGCGGCGCCTTTGCCGCCTGTGCCGTTGCCGGATTAGCCATGGGCGAGGCCCTCACGGACCCCTCAATGATCGCATTCTACCAGACCATCGGGGTTTCACTCGGTCTGGCCGCGATCCTTCACATCCTGGGCCGCCGGGGCGAGGCCAAGCTGTTTCGCCGCGAGGCCCTCTGCCTGATCGGCTTGTCCTGGCTGCTCTCGACCGCGGTCGGCGCATTGCCCTACTTCCTCATCGTCGAAAACTGCAACTTTGCCGACGCCATCTTCGAGAGTGCCTCGGGCTTCACCACCACGGGTTCCACCGCGTTTCCGCAGTTTTATGATTTCCCCAAGAGCCTGCTCTTCTGGCGCTCCCTCAGCCAATGGGTGGGCGGCCTCGGGGTCGTAGTCTTTTTCGTGGCCCTGCTCTCCTCGCTCGGAGCGGGCGCCAAGATCCTCTTCAGTAATGAATCCTCCGGGACCTCCGCCGATTTCGACCACGGCCGCATTCAGAGCGGGGCCTTCCAGTTGATGGTCTACTACCTGGGGATCTCACTGGCCTGCACCCTCGCCTACAAACTCGGTGGCATGGACTGGTTCAAAGCCATCAACCACGCCATGACGACCATCGCGACCGGGGGCTTCAGTACGGAACCCAGCAGCTTCGAGGAATTCAACAACCCGGCCCTGGAATGGGTCTCCATCGTCTTCATGACCATGGCCGGTGCGACCTTCGTCTATGCGATCCGCCTGATCAAAGGACAGGCACACATCCTCAAACAGAACAACGAGGTCTACTGGTATTTGGGCATTATTGTGGGCAGCTCGGCCTTGATGACGCTCTATCTGGTCGAGCTGGAAGGGCGATTGCCCGACCACGACATGATCCGGACCGCGACCTTCCAGGTCGTGTCCATCATGACAACTACCGGCTACTCGACCGCCAATTTCGACCTCTGGCTGCCCTCTTCCAAGATCCTGCTGATCATTCTCATGTTTATCGGCGGCTGCTCCGGCTCAACCGGCGGGGGCGTCAAAGTGGTGCGCATAGTCATCGCCCTGCGGGCCGCATGGCGCAGCATCGTACAAGCTTTCCGCCCCAACCTGACCATGCCGATGCGTTTCGGTGGAAAGATCCTGAACGAGAGCGCGATCCAAAGCGTGCTCAACTTCCTCATCCTGATGGTCGCGGTCCAGATTATCTCGATTCTTATCGTGTCGGCGCACGAGCCGAACATGTCCTTCATCAGCGCCTTTTCCAGCGTGCAGGCCACGCTCTTCAATGTGGGCCCGGGCTTTGACGCGGTCGGCCCCTACGATAATTTCCACTACCTCCGCAACGGCACCAAGTGCTTCCTCTCGCTGCTCATGATCCTGGGGCGTCTGGAGCTCTACGCGGTGCTCGTGCTCTTCGCTCCGTCGGCCTGGCGGCGCTTCTCCTGA
- a CDS encoding ferredoxin codes for MAEKDEKWPENVAGKFYVDEQCIDCDLCRETAPDFFKRNEDGGYSFVCKQPESAEDEELCMEALEGCPVEAIGDDGE; via the coding sequence ATGGCAGAAAAAGACGAAAAATGGCCTGAAAACGTAGCAGGTAAATTCTATGTTGATGAGCAGTGCATTGACTGCGATCTGTGCCGCGAAACCGCGCCCGATTTCTTCAAGCGCAACGAAGATGGCGGTTATTCCTTCGTGTGCAAGCAGCCGGAATCGGCTGAAGACGAAGAATTGTGCATGGAAGCGCTCGAAGGTTGCCCGGTCGAAGCGATCGGCGACGATGGCGAGTAA
- a CDS encoding rhomboid family intramembrane serine protease — MRQGPTPESGRLSMVTLLIIINVAVFILQNALNVFFPGVAGYPNQFMTKWFALGGHNFQELKVWTVLTYSFLHEPSFLLHILGNMFMLFMLGRILEPMLGRNRFLWFYLGSAFLSGLLYLVLHFNDRGNVIGASGAIMALLAFFCMLRPEQPITLLLFFVLPITVKPKWILRIGFAVSAFGLLMYELPGTGHVAHSAHLGGLLAGIAYYRFFFTGAPARQASGRSKPSIELPKWFKSKKQNSHSYSYKVNRTNRDELQKEVDRILDKINSSGFGSLSEEEKSTLDRAKDILSR; from the coding sequence ATGCGACAAGGCCCTACGCCGGAATCCGGCAGGCTCTCAATGGTGACCCTTTTGATCATCATCAATGTCGCGGTATTCATTCTTCAAAACGCCCTGAATGTCTTTTTCCCGGGCGTTGCCGGATATCCGAACCAGTTCATGACGAAGTGGTTCGCACTGGGCGGCCATAATTTCCAGGAATTGAAGGTGTGGACGGTGCTGACCTACAGCTTCCTGCACGAGCCCTCTTTCCTGCTGCACATCCTGGGCAATATGTTCATGCTCTTCATGCTCGGGCGCATCCTGGAACCCATGCTCGGACGCAACCGCTTTCTCTGGTTCTATCTGGGCAGCGCCTTCCTCTCCGGGCTCCTCTATCTCGTGCTCCATTTCAACGACAGGGGAAACGTCATCGGTGCCTCAGGTGCCATCATGGCACTGCTGGCATTTTTCTGCATGCTCCGACCGGAACAGCCGATCACCCTGCTCTTGTTTTTCGTGCTTCCCATCACGGTCAAGCCGAAGTGGATCTTGAGAATCGGCTTCGCGGTTTCCGCCTTTGGCCTGCTCATGTATGAACTTCCCGGCACCGGCCATGTGGCCCACTCCGCCCACCTCGGTGGCTTGTTGGCCGGCATCGCCTACTACCGCTTCTTTTTTACCGGCGCGCCCGCCCGGCAAGCTTCCGGCCGCAGCAAGCCGTCCATCGAACTGCCCAAGTGGTTCAAGTCCAAGAAACAGAACTCGCACAGTTATAGCTACAAGGTCAACCGGACCAACCGTGACGAACTTCAAAAAGAAGTGGACCGCATACTCGACAAGATCAACTCCAGTGGCTTCGGCTCCCTCAGCGAGGAGGAAAAATCGACCCTCGACCGCGCCAAGGACATCCTGAGCCGCTAG
- a CDS encoding carboxy terminal-processing peptidase: MRIPRKLPKPAILLLLTMPLALALNARLEPTKEMAAQTRWVVNVINARHYLSETMQHLDGKEMVEAYTASIDYGKMYFLRSEVDDFVFRFAEPMEKFLEKGNLYAAFEIYDTYKEHAQARTEWAYERLKGDFDFSLDENFAPDRREADWPASKEEAQSLWERRLKYELLNEMLSLAAESKDNEAVSLEPENPDVVDVEADEFDPAKLERLLNDPEFEASILDEAREKIHRRYERNLRLTLDREAADIQESFVNAMTQLFDPHSSFLSADTLESFNTSVQNSFVGIGALLQDDDGICTIKDILPGGPAEESGDLEPEDQILGVAQGKDGEFEDVVDMQLRYIVRKIKGEKNTIVRLLIRPGAAADPSVRKVVTLVRDEVKLTANLASAELIDVPVGNEKTIPVGVIVLPSFYGNIGAGGTLTTTTDDVAELLNKLRDAGAEGIILDLRMNGGGLLSEAVRLAGLFIPVGPVVQVRDSDGRKDVLNDRDPSLLWDGPLIVLTSRFSASASEIVAGALQDHGRALIVGNTSTHGKGTVQEVYHMNTRMPFSLFQNTTEQARPVATKITIKQFFLPEGSSTQLKGVPSDIILPSVNEFLPIGESDLDHALPWDKIDAVDWLNDWAKIGVASPDAPGLLDSLQASSQARQDSLDEFQFLKQQIDWRHQRFEEKEISLNLKQRIEKKVREQSYVEELDNHYDTLKENSYLAQEILLKVAEEQEEISKKNQAEPEKDATAQTEADPADDSQVAESDADEEEDEPPFDIYLRESARIMADWVQFLDKDTSQTAQATVNVEAN; the protein is encoded by the coding sequence ATGAGAATACCTAGAAAACTACCCAAGCCTGCGATTCTGCTGCTCCTGACCATGCCTTTGGCCCTGGCGCTGAATGCCCGCCTCGAGCCAACCAAGGAAATGGCCGCACAGACCCGCTGGGTGGTCAATGTGATCAATGCCCGGCACTACCTGAGCGAGACCATGCAACACCTCGACGGCAAGGAGATGGTGGAGGCCTACACCGCTTCGATCGACTACGGGAAAATGTACTTCCTGCGCAGCGAGGTAGACGACTTTGTTTTCCGTTTTGCCGAACCGATGGAAAAATTCCTCGAAAAGGGCAACCTCTACGCCGCCTTTGAAATCTACGACACCTACAAGGAACACGCACAGGCCCGGACCGAATGGGCCTATGAGCGCCTGAAGGGGGATTTCGATTTCAGCCTCGACGAAAACTTCGCCCCCGACCGCCGGGAGGCCGACTGGCCCGCCAGCAAAGAAGAGGCCCAGTCCCTGTGGGAGCGGCGCCTGAAGTATGAACTGTTGAACGAAATGCTCTCTCTCGCCGCGGAATCGAAGGACAATGAGGCCGTATCCCTGGAACCCGAAAACCCGGACGTGGTCGACGTCGAAGCCGACGAGTTCGATCCGGCCAAGCTTGAGCGGCTGCTCAACGACCCGGAATTCGAAGCCAGCATCCTGGATGAAGCCCGCGAAAAGATCCACCGCCGCTACGAGCGCAACCTCCGCCTCACACTCGACCGCGAAGCGGCCGACATCCAGGAGTCCTTCGTCAACGCGATGACCCAGCTCTTTGACCCGCATTCGAGCTTCCTTTCCGCCGACACCTTGGAAAGCTTCAACACCTCGGTCCAAAACTCATTTGTCGGGATTGGCGCCCTGCTCCAGGATGATGACGGCATCTGTACCATTAAGGACATCCTGCCCGGTGGCCCGGCGGAAGAATCCGGTGATCTGGAACCGGAAGACCAGATCCTCGGAGTCGCCCAGGGCAAGGACGGCGAGTTTGAAGACGTGGTCGACATGCAACTGCGCTACATCGTGCGCAAAATCAAGGGCGAGAAAAACACCATCGTCCGCCTGCTCATCCGCCCCGGCGCCGCCGCGGATCCGTCGGTCCGCAAGGTCGTGACCCTTGTCCGCGACGAGGTCAAGCTGACTGCCAACCTCGCCAGTGCGGAGCTCATCGATGTACCGGTCGGCAACGAAAAAACCATTCCGGTCGGGGTGATCGTGCTCCCCTCATTCTACGGCAACATCGGAGCCGGGGGTACCCTGACGACCACGACCGACGATGTGGCCGAGCTTTTGAACAAACTGCGGGACGCCGGTGCCGAGGGCATCATCCTGGACCTCCGCATGAACGGCGGCGGCCTCTTGAGTGAAGCCGTTCGCCTCGCAGGCCTCTTCATTCCAGTCGGACCGGTTGTCCAAGTCCGTGATTCCGACGGACGCAAGGATGTGCTCAACGACCGCGACCCGAGCCTGCTCTGGGACGGCCCGCTCATCGTCCTGACTTCCCGTTTCAGCGCCTCCGCTTCGGAAATCGTGGCCGGCGCCCTGCAAGACCACGGTCGCGCACTCATCGTCGGCAACACCTCCACCCACGGCAAAGGCACGGTGCAGGAGGTGTACCACATGAACACGCGCATGCCCTTCTCGCTTTTCCAAAATACCACCGAACAGGCACGCCCGGTCGCAACCAAGATCACGATCAAGCAGTTCTTCCTGCCCGAAGGCAGCTCCACCCAGCTCAAAGGGGTGCCGTCCGACATCATCCTGCCCTCAGTCAACGAGTTCCTGCCGATCGGAGAATCGGATCTCGATCATGCGCTGCCCTGGGACAAAATCGATGCCGTGGATTGGCTGAACGACTGGGCCAAAATCGGCGTCGCCAGCCCGGATGCTCCGGGACTGCTGGACAGCTTGCAGGCCTCCAGCCAAGCCCGCCAGGACAGCCTCGATGAATTTCAATTCCTCAAGCAGCAGATCGACTGGCGCCACCAGCGCTTCGAAGAGAAGGAAATCTCACTCAACCTGAAGCAGCGAATTGAGAAGAAGGTCCGTGAACAGTCCTATGTCGAGGAACTTGACAACCACTATGACACCTTGAAGGAAAACAGCTATCTCGCCCAGGAGATCTTGCTCAAGGTCGCGGAAGAACAGGAGGAAATTTCCAAGAAGAACCAGGCCGAACCTGAAAAGGATGCCACAGCGCAGACAGAAGCCGATCCGGCGGACGACAGCCAAGTCGCCGAATCCGATGCGGATGAAGAAGAGGATGAACCCCCCTTCGATATCTACCTGCGTGAAAGCGCCCGCATCATGGCCGACTGGGTACAATTCCTGGACAAGGATACAAGCCAGACCGCACAAGCAACCGTCAACGTCGAAGCCAACTAG